AAATTTATCACAAAAGAAAGTAAGAACCTGTTTCTTTATCTTGGCCGGTTTGGTGCACCACTCTCCGTCGATATTAAGACCATGGATACTATTAGAAGCTTTCCTGTTGTTAACCGAAGCGTGAAAAAAATTGGAGTTCTCATCACCCTCTAACGCCCACTTGACCCGAGCTCTTTGTCTTAAATCCAAACATTTTCTGTCTTCAATTTCTTTAACTATTCTCTGACATAACCCACTCCTCCTCTTCCAAAAGATCCCTGGATTCCATAACTAATTCTACTTCCTCCAACTCTGCAAGAGCAGTATTTATGACTTCATTTTCTTTGACCAAAAAATCATCCCTCCACTTCTTAAGAGAATTTTTAGTTCTAGCGAATTTGGCAGTAAGACACTTATCCGGTGGATTAAAAACTTCAAAACCATCCACTGCCTCTTTCACAGCCTCGTCGAATCCAGGTTTCCCAATCCAAGAACTGAAAACCCTAAAAGGACGGGGAGCAAACTTCAGATCAACCAACTCCAGGGTGACAGGGCAATGGTCCGAGTGTCGAGACGGCAACACTCTAGAACAGGCCGACGGCCATTTATTGAAAAAATCAGGACAAACCAAAAAACGGTCCAGCTTACTAAGCTTCCTCCCGTTGTCCCTAATACATGTAAATTTTCTGCCCTGCAACGTATATTCCAACAAACCATTGTTGAAAATGAAGTTATTAAAATTTTCGGTACATACCGGCTTGAACTTAGATCTCTTCCTTTCTTCCTGCGATCGAACAGCGTTAAAATCTCCCACAATGACCCATAATCCAGCAGCGGGGTCAATGACGTTTGAGATCTCGTTCCACAACTGTAACTTATCCGAAGTGTTTTGCGTAGCATAAACATTAACTAAGTTTATCGGCTCTCCGCTTCCCACCACCGAGCCTTTAATAATTAAAAAGAATCTCTGCTGAACAAAAGAATCAATTTTCAAAACCTTGGGATCCCAGATCCACACCAAACCCCCTGAAAGACCCACCGGATCCACCGAAGCGAAATCGAATTTCCAGTTACCCCACAGCTTAGACAAGACAGAAGACGACACCCCCACGGTTTTGGTTTCCTGAAGAGCAATTACACTTATCTTTTTATAAAGTCTCAATTCTTTCACCTATTCTGCTTTGGCATCCCCCAAAATTCCTCTTATGTTAAGAGACAAGAAGTTCATTGACGCATCACATTAATCTCTTCTCCTCTAATTGTCTTACCGATGAGACTGATATCGTTTTCGAGATCCACTCCCACCATCTTGCCAATGTTCACAGTGGCCCTAACTTCCTCTTCCACAGAAGCTTCAAATGTGTCTTGCACAAAACTAATCTAAGAACCGGACTGACTCAGACCCGGTTCAACAGGTTCTGCCAGAATTTCTTGAACCTCCAAATTCCCCAAGCTATCGACTTCATTACCTTGCTGCATCTTCGGAGCCAGACCCTCATGTTCTTCATTTACTTTAAAATTGAGGTCAAAGGAAAAAACGTCGTCCCCATCCTCCCTACTCCGTTTTTTGGGCCTGTTATCCGATATTGGACTAGAGCTATCCAGATGAGTTGTAGCCTTATTTCTGGGCCTAGGCCTAAATGCTTTCCTTTTGGGTCTACCACCATCTCTAGCagatttaaaataatataattcATTATTTTTACTAGATTCCAAAGTACGTGTGCCAAGGGTCCCACTGGGTACTTCATGCACGCCCACATTCTGGGGATCCGAATCACTGCCTCCAGAGTTGAAATTCCGATTGGAGTTCCCTATGATATTCTCTTCATTCAATGCATCCGTCCCTTCATTATCCCTCGTCTGAAACTGATCCTCTGGCCGTTCAAAATCCATTCCGACCATATCTCCATTGTCACCCCTAACCTGTCCACTTCCATCTTTTTTTCCGAGCACACCACCCCCTTAACACAATTCGGGATCCATTCACTAACCTCTTCCTCAATCCAAACGCGATAAAGTTTGTCCTTCCATTTCACCGTCCTGTGTTCTTGAATCCGATCCCCTTCTCCGACCAAAACACCGACCCAACTTGACGAGAGATTATCATCTTCAGCCGAAATTTAAGACCCATAAACAATTTTCCCGAACTGTCCCGCTATCGAATCGAATACCGAGTTTTCAGCCAAGTGGATAGGAACTCCTTGGACCCTAACCCAAGCCAACCTCTCGAATGGCAGGGACTGACCACTCCAGTTATCCAAGGAAGAGAACCAATGTTCCCAAACCGAGTGATTAAGCAAAAATTCAGTGCATCCGATATTATCCACAAACTTAATTAACAAAGACAGACCTCCAAGGTAGCTAAGCGACACTCCTTTAATACCAGCACCATCAAGAAGATTGTCCAGAGTTCTTAAAACAGTGAAATCCATACATCTTCCCACAAGAGCTTTGCCCCTAAGTTCTTTGAAAGCCAATGTATCATCAGGAACAACAATCATATTCCCGTTCCCTTCTTCAGTTGCCCTTGGCTTACTCGATTCACCTTGGTCTCCATGAGAATTGGAGAACAGATCCTTGAACAATTTACCCCCACCGTTATTGGTAAAAGCGTTAGCGTGATTGAGAATCTGTGGCTGATTAGCATGCACCTTGGTCTTACCTTTATCCTTCACTGTAGCTTCTCCATGAAATCCCTCGTTTTCCATAGCAAATTTTGCCACGTTCACCTTGAGCTTGAACCCTCCCATTTTTGTGCCGTTAAGAGTTCTTTCCATCTCTTTAACATCGACGACGTTCCTGAAGCTTATGAATCCGAACTTCCTCCCTTCTTTATCTTTTTTCCTTGCTATGTATACGCCCGCCACATTCCCAAAAACCCTAACGAAATCAGAAACCTCCCACGGTGTGACACCGTTTGGAAGATTAGTGACGTAAAACTTTGTAATCTGCCCTATGCTGTTAGACATTCCTGCTGCTCATGTTCCTCGCTTGTTCCTTTTCCCTGGGATGTCCTTCCAACTTCCTTTTTCGTCTCTCTCACTCATCGCTTAACTTTACTGAACGAAATCCCAAAAGGCGAATGGAATAGGCACACACAGACTAGATTGAAAGGTTAGATCTAGATTAGTTCCATGAACGAACCGATTAAACCTCGTAAGCTAGCCGGAATATGCTTTCTTCGTCGAGCCTCCCGGCGAAATCCTCAGCCGACGAGAGAGAATATTTTAGGGTTTCCTTTTTCCTATCTTTTATTTGCCATCCAAGATGATGATTTGGTGATAGTTGAAAATATAGTCCCCACCAATATTCACATGAGTCCCTTTTCTTTCTTTGCGTTTCACTTTGGCTCCCTTTTTTTTCAACCAATGGCCCACtccatataatttttttttttttgaaaggtaactATCATTAGAAAAAACAAGCTGCCTCAAATCGAGACAGCCTTGAAACCAACTTACAAGATTACATATTTACACCAATCGTTCCACTCTATAGACTTGTTTTTGGATCTAGAAGAATACCAAAGAAAGCCCAAGTTTTTAATCTCACTCCATATAATATAATTCATTCATTTGTAAGTCCATTTAACTCATTCATTTTGCAAAGTCCATTTAACTCATGATTTTTATTCTCGATACCTACAAAACATGTCAAAACAATAATTATTTAATGACCATCAATTACAATTAATAATCTTTAACTCCCATATTAAGATCTATAATTAGTATTTAAAATTTATGATCAATAATTTTCTTGTATAAAATTAATATTTTAGATCAAAGTCTTTTGATATATATAAAATACAAAAGCAActcaatataatatatttataataatatCGATGCATTTTATAGATAATTATCATCAAATAAAGCGTATCTAAAATGCACTGATCAAAGGTAACATCCGAACTGGTAATAACATAGTTGAATTAATAATGGTGGAAAGTTTCATTTGGCTGAAAAGTAGATCGAAGTTTCATGATATAGTGTGGGAGAGATGGGCGGATTTTAACATTCGAGACATAGTGAAATAGTGTTGTAATCGGTGGGTGTccttgttttgattttgtttgttttttgtaCTGTACTTTTGGGTTTTTACAACATATGCTGGCCCTGTTCTATTAATCATAGAATctgaccgttcaaaaaaaatgtttaaaaaaatttaGTTAAATCACgactttaacaaaaaaaattaaaagaaaattttattataaataaaaagcTGCGATTTTTAACGAAAGACATTAAacaaaaaatttgtgtgtttttaagcTTTTTTAAGTAGTTTtgattgtgttcacattggttctcgtgttTCTCACAATAAAGGGTAACCTCCTGACGGATCCTTGCCCTATAAGgtatcctaagagaagtccaccctatttgagaaacttgagaagcattctggaccacacatttccttaagcttttcgtaatatacacatatgtatagtttagaattgactatatacatatatgtatattatcaaatcttgaattatacatgtatgtatattgtcaattttaaactatacatgtGTGTATATTATGaaaagcttagggaaaatgtATGGTCCataatgcttctcaagtttctcaagtagcctagtgcttctcacagggtcctaaccatatatatatatatatatatatatatatatatatatatagagagagagagagagagagagagcggttaacatacattatgagtaatcgtacTTAATGTACGGGACAATCCTGACCGTCAGATCAGGGGATTAAAAGCGTGATTAATTAGATGATGAGAAGCGGGGTCAAAAGCGTAATTACGGTAATTAAAGGTTAAAATCGTCAATTTACTATACCTATATACCCGGCTAAATCTCTGTCTCAAATGAAAAACCATAATTAAACCCCAAAATTGACGTGAGGTTGAAGGCGATTACGACTAAGGGAGAACGACGACAACAACGGTGAACAACAAGCGAACATCGATAGAAGTGAGGATGACGAATACGACATTAAGAGGTATCGATTAAATCATCTTCTGATCCGtttattttcttcttcaatcacaAGGTTTTAGCTGAAGAAATTGTCATACTAATCGGTGGTTTCATTGTATGGTGAACAAAAATTGAAGCTAAACGAGAGAGAAGGAGCATGAAACAAAACGATCCGGTGCACACGGTGCACACTAGCGGCATAAATCCAGGCATCTTCTAAAAAATCCGGTTTGATTAACTAGCGTTATTTGATATGAACTAGCGTAATTTGATGTTGATTCATTGATATGAACTAGCGGTATTGTTGGATATGAACTAGTGGTATTAGATTGTTCATCCCCCATCCACTGTATTATTAGGTTAAATTGTGAAATTGGGGATTTTGAGCTAActttctgtaacaccccgtgttaccgaatgtcaaagtcaaagtcaaagtcaaagtcaagattgactcctttgactATAGTTAGCCTATTTTATGTTTGcgattacgttagttgtattatgtggaataagtgttattaatcaaagtaatcgaatgttcaaATCAATGCGAAACGCTAAAcaactgtgaataataggaagtaacaatgcgataaagtcaactaatcaataatcgagctaatctaatcatcatcgaactcgaaactcgaattacgcgaattctggtgttagtatacatgtgtgtgtgccttatgtgttactttgcatgtttactttatgttatgtgtggtaatcaatcgaaactcgaaactccatcgaactcaatcaaaatcgaattatgataattggtggcgaaaaaacagcgcgagatatagatgattgtatgttagatatagtggttggattaaaagtaatttgaataggaaactctatcgtacacgcatcgtcctcaatcgaaattgaaatatcgaaaatcgtcgcaccgaacgctcgaatcaggcagctgaacgatcaggatctcatccgatcgaacaggccagcagATCGGACTACTGTctgatcggacaggctgttcgatcggggtgcctgaccgatcggccagccctttcctcttttggaagactataaatacccctgtcattatCATACTTTCCACTTtcggaaagctctgaccgaccagctcgtgctcttaccctttttctcagattccttccgattccggtaagatttatcctaaatcttgtactttcttgatctatacacactcctacacctttctatctttcaaatctcattttttaaccatgaaatcatcaagattcaagtgttcaaggatgatgtcatcatagtgttcTTGAGGAACTCCATGTTTTGGCTCCAATCCatcaagaatcacttggatctagccgatttccacataaataaacaaagatctatcatagatctaaacatttacacggtgaaaagggaaaaggattgaaagaatgtttttccaactttctttccactcttttacactcaatgccttcaaaccgatagaaacggagttTGAACCGACTCACTTATCATcctagtagttgtgcggttcaagattcgggttctatccacgaggttcaccgatttcaggttaaacgttaaactccgttctgAACAGTCCACCggccgggtttgggtgattcctgtccgagcaggagaaacaagtaagaacgagggttctatggttcaactcgttgtcaaagtacctcgatataacgtcaaacaatcaaaacagccaagtgttagacgaacaagTCGACTAGGTCAGGAAGCTGACCGATCGAGCTGATTATCCGAAcaga
The Helianthus annuus cultivar XRQ/B chromosome 6, HanXRQr2.0-SUNRISE, whole genome shotgun sequence genome window above contains:
- the LOC110892379 gene encoding uncharacterized protein LOC110892379, with translation MSNSIGQITKFYVTNLPNGVTPWEVSDFVRVFGNVAGVYIARKKDKEGRKFGFISFRNVVDVKEMERTLNGTKMGGFKLKVNVAKFAMENEGFHGEATVKDKGKTKVHANQPQILNHANAFTNNGGGKLFKDLFSNSHGDQGESSKPRATEEGNGNMIVVPDDTLAFKELRGKALVGRCMDFTVLRTLDNLLDGAGIKGVSLSYLGGLSLLIKFVDNIGCTEFLLNHSVWEHWFSSLDNWSGQSLPFERLAWVRVQGVPIHLAENSVFDSIAGQFGKIVYGS